From a region of the Leptospira kmetyi serovar Malaysia str. Bejo-Iso9 genome:
- a CDS encoding LolA family protein yields the protein MKKTIILSFFILFLGLESSLLAQPSHNWNSPSEVVKQVKKKFSELNAYKADFQIQTVSNKKSKNMRGVCLYKKGGRIRYQFSDPSGDEIVSDGKTLYIYIARLNAVGKQDLTLNKSNKSGPIFSSFTDEGLSRIFRKYHYKFDSIEQPQVSPKDGRKYFVLNLEQREKVGGFETMLLYVDAQSYFIQKAVASDGRGKETTIEFLNIETNPDLEDGQFNFHISGNAKIVNNPLVSEQ from the coding sequence ATGAAAAAAACAATCATTCTCTCTTTTTTTATCTTATTCCTAGGCTTAGAATCTTCTCTCCTGGCTCAACCTTCGCATAATTGGAATTCTCCATCCGAAGTCGTTAAGCAGGTGAAGAAGAAGTTCAGCGAACTGAACGCATACAAGGCCGATTTTCAGATCCAAACCGTTTCCAATAAGAAGAGCAAGAACATGAGAGGAGTCTGTCTTTATAAAAAAGGCGGAAGAATCCGTTATCAGTTCAGCGATCCTTCCGGAGACGAAATCGTATCCGACGGTAAAACGCTCTATATCTACATCGCCCGTTTGAACGCGGTCGGCAAACAGGATCTTACATTAAATAAATCGAATAAATCCGGACCGATCTTTTCCAGTTTTACGGACGAAGGTCTCTCGAGAATTTTTAGAAAGTATCATTATAAGTTCGATTCCATTGAACAACCTCAGGTTTCTCCGAAAGACGGACGCAAGTATTTCGTATTAAATTTGGAACAAAGGGAGAAGGTGGGCGGTTTCGAAACCATGCTTCTCTACGTGGACGCACAATCTTACTTCATCCAAAAAGCGGTCGCGAGCGACGGAAGAGGTAAGGAAACTACAATCGAATTTTTGAATATAGAAACGAATCCCGATTTGGAAGACGGACAATTCAACTTTCACATCAGCGGAAACGCAAAGATCGTAAACAACCCGCTTGTGTCGGAACAATAA
- a CDS encoding SDR family NAD(P)-dependent oxidoreductase produces the protein MDTHLKGKVALVTGSTVGIGFEIARQLLQEGATVWINGRTPERVASSIKLLLKAVPNAKVHGVVADFSKREEVDEIRSKIPNVDILINNVGIFEPKDFTEIPDEDWFRFFEVNLLSGVRLSRFYLPQMLKQNWGRILFISSESGIQIPEEMIHYGVTKSAQISLARGLAELTKGTNVTVNSVLPGPTRSDGVGGFLENLASNKKVSVDVIEKEFFKTARPTSLLQRFASVEEVANLVTYLSSPLSSGTNGAALRVDGGVVKSAF, from the coding sequence ATGGATACGCATTTAAAAGGAAAGGTTGCGCTCGTCACAGGTTCGACGGTAGGAATCGGTTTTGAAATCGCAAGACAACTTCTTCAGGAAGGCGCGACGGTTTGGATCAACGGAAGAACCCCGGAGCGGGTCGCGAGTTCTATAAAACTTCTTCTCAAAGCGGTGCCTAACGCGAAGGTTCACGGGGTTGTCGCCGACTTTTCAAAAAGGGAAGAAGTAGACGAGATCCGTTCCAAAATCCCGAACGTGGACATTCTCATCAACAACGTCGGAATTTTCGAACCGAAGGACTTTACCGAAATCCCGGACGAGGATTGGTTTCGATTCTTCGAAGTGAATCTGTTAAGCGGAGTTCGTTTATCCAGATTCTATCTGCCTCAAATGCTCAAACAAAATTGGGGAAGAATTCTTTTTATCTCCAGCGAATCCGGGATTCAGATCCCGGAAGAAATGATCCACTATGGAGTAACGAAAAGCGCGCAGATTTCCTTAGCGAGAGGACTCGCCGAACTTACAAAGGGGACTAACGTGACCGTGAATTCCGTTCTTCCCGGACCGACCCGCTCGGACGGAGTCGGCGGCTTTCTGGAAAATCTCGCTTCGAACAAAAAAGTTTCCGTGGACGTGATCGAAAAAGAATTCTTCAAAACGGCGCGTCCCACTTCTCTTCTTCAAAGATTTGCGAGCGTGGAAGAAGTCGCGAATCTTGTAACGTATCTTTCCAGTCCTTTGTCTTCGGGAACCAACGGCGCGGCCTTACGAGTGGACGGCGGAGTGGTTAAGTCCGCATTCTAA
- a CDS encoding VOC family protein: MIKFNQVMLYVNDQKRIADFWVNHFGYKVEGREEYGETFAIILSDGRPNSTKLVLQNKAAVAAANPDMNLGTPSILLSTDENIDALYKRLKEEKIAVGDMVNFPNGKKVFNFPDFEGNYFAIIED, encoded by the coding sequence ATGATCAAATTCAATCAAGTTATGCTCTATGTGAACGATCAAAAAAGAATCGCGGATTTTTGGGTAAACCACTTCGGCTACAAGGTGGAAGGAAGAGAAGAATACGGCGAAACCTTCGCGATCATCTTATCCGACGGAAGACCCAACTCGACCAAATTGGTTCTGCAAAACAAAGCGGCCGTCGCCGCAGCCAATCCGGACATGAACCTGGGAACGCCGTCCATTCTTTTATCCACGGACGAAAACATCGACGCTCTTTACAAAAGGCTCAAAGAAGAAAAGATCGCGGTGGGCGATATGGTGAATTTTCCGAACGGAAAAAAGGTGTTTAACTTTCCCGATTTCGAAGGAAACTATTTCGCGATCATCGAAGATTAA
- a CDS encoding M16 family metallopeptidase, producing MAQDISQLVHRKVLPGGITVLFQQAPHTVSVSAGVFVRTGSRHESAKNAGYCHFLEHMLFKDTAKRSAKEQAEDIERVGGFTNAATSREYTYFHVTVAGKHIGLGLELLAEMIYEPLLKQSDIENEAGVILEELQGYEDSPEDYIHDFYYQNFFPKNSLGRDIIGTRESVSGVNHKKLLDFYDTYYHTENMFLSISGNFEPEEIFSIVGKYFNKPRKKKKDGNALSLPKKKWGYFPKKKKLEQVYFILGGEGFAREFHNASKASLFTHILGGGTSSRLFQKVREEKGLCYQITAYPSSYADVGINSIVCSTSKDKFITCMETIGDEIKSILDRGISEKELRDAQSNHEGTLSISYEQTESRMNTIALMELYYGRNYSYEERVKEIYSITLNDLNDFARSVFGIPKFHLSALGNLGLKEEKAVQRIFSL from the coding sequence TTGGCGCAGGACATTTCACAGTTAGTTCATAGAAAGGTTCTGCCCGGGGGAATCACCGTTCTCTTTCAACAAGCCCCTCATACCGTCAGCGTTTCCGCCGGAGTTTTTGTCCGCACGGGTTCCAGACACGAGTCCGCAAAAAACGCGGGTTATTGTCATTTTCTCGAACACATGCTCTTTAAGGATACGGCCAAACGTTCCGCCAAAGAACAAGCCGAAGACATCGAAAGGGTCGGCGGTTTTACCAACGCAGCGACTTCCCGAGAATATACGTACTTTCACGTAACGGTCGCGGGCAAACATATCGGTCTCGGCTTAGAGCTGTTAGCCGAAATGATTTACGAACCTCTGCTCAAACAATCCGATATCGAAAACGAGGCCGGGGTGATTTTGGAAGAATTGCAGGGTTACGAAGATTCTCCAGAAGATTATATTCACGATTTTTATTATCAGAATTTTTTTCCGAAGAATTCCCTGGGTCGGGACATCATCGGAACGAGAGAATCCGTCTCCGGAGTCAATCACAAGAAACTATTAGATTTTTATGATACGTATTATCATACGGAGAATATGTTTCTTTCGATTTCGGGTAACTTCGAACCCGAAGAGATTTTTTCGATCGTGGGAAAATACTTCAACAAACCCAGAAAAAAAAAGAAGGATGGGAACGCGCTTTCCTTACCCAAAAAGAAATGGGGTTACTTTCCCAAGAAGAAAAAACTGGAACAGGTTTATTTTATTCTCGGCGGAGAAGGGTTTGCACGGGAATTTCACAACGCGTCCAAGGCGAGTTTGTTCACTCATATTCTCGGCGGAGGAACTTCTTCCAGGCTTTTTCAAAAAGTGCGCGAAGAAAAAGGACTTTGTTATCAAATCACGGCGTATCCTTCTTCGTATGCGGACGTCGGAATCAACAGTATCGTTTGTTCCACTTCGAAGGATAAATTCATCACTTGTATGGAAACCATCGGGGACGAAATCAAATCGATTTTAGATCGCGGTATTTCCGAAAAGGAACTTCGAGACGCGCAGTCCAATCACGAAGGAACTCTTTCCATCAGCTACGAACAAACCGAGTCTCGGATGAATACGATCGCGTTGATGGAACTTTATTACGGCAGGAATTATTCTTACGAAGAAAGGGTTAAGGAGATTTATTCGATCACCTTGAACGATCTGAACGATTTTGCCCGTTCCGTTTTCGGAATTCCGAAATTTCATCTTTCCGCGTTAGGCAATCTCGGTCTGAAAGAGGAAAAAGCGGTTCAGAGAATTTTCTCTTTGTAA
- the dut gene encoding dUTP diphosphatase, translating to MKIAVKKLKPNAELPVLQTKHAAGYDVHACLDQNLTLEPGKVQLVPTGLSFALPEKYHFEIRPRSGFSTKNKILIPNSPGTIDSDYRGELMIPLLNLGDSPFVVEHGMRIAQLLIRETWYADWELVSEFKDQTERGAGGFGSTGH from the coding sequence ATGAAAATCGCAGTCAAAAAATTAAAACCCAACGCGGAACTTCCCGTTCTCCAAACGAAACACGCCGCGGGATACGACGTTCACGCTTGTTTGGACCAAAACCTAACCTTGGAACCCGGCAAGGTTCAGCTCGTTCCCACCGGACTTTCGTTTGCGTTGCCGGAAAAATATCATTTCGAAATCAGACCTCGTTCCGGATTTTCCACAAAGAATAAGATTCTCATACCGAATTCACCGGGAACGATCGATAGCGACTATCGCGGCGAATTGATGATTCCACTTTTGAACTTGGGAGATTCTCCCTTTGTCGTGGAGCACGGTATGAGAATCGCACAGCTTCTCATACGCGAAACTTGGTATGCGGATTGGGAATTGGTTTCCGAATTTAAGGATCAAACGGAAAGAGGGGCGGGCGGTTTCGGTTCCACGGGGCATTGA
- the pnp gene encoding polyribonucleotide nucleotidyltransferase, with protein MTHTISGQFGRDTIVLETGNWAKQAHGAVVYKSGNLVLLATVCAADDAKEGQDFFPLTCEYTEKLYSVGRFPGGYFKREAKPPEHEILISRIIDRPIRPLFPEGYFCEVQLQVQVLSADGDVSVAGHALNAASAALAVSDIPFNGPIAGARIGRINGELILNPTTKEIVNSDLDLVVAGTKTHIVMIEGEAKELSNEEMLAALRFAQKYIAEFVTLQEEYAKKIGVVKREVKLRTRDAELLAKVKEYAFAKLTAANQTPDKTSRNKEISNVNKEVVEYFKQTVEESDKIKDIKAYLHELEYEIVREQVLTQGTRFDGRKLDEIRPISVEVNPLPGPHGSSVFTRGQTQSLGVVTLGTGSDNQRYETLEGQKEKSFMLHYNFPAFSVGEVRRSSGPGRREIGHGNLAERALKLVLPSADEFPYVIRVVSEILESNGSSSMASVCSGSLALMAAGVPIKGSVSGIAMGLFSDSSGKFAVLSDIAGLEDHFGDMDCKIAGTRKGITAFQMDLKVTGVSFDVLESVFAQAQKGRFHILDIMEKHISKASETLAGTAPRIIVRNIPKDRIGELIGPGGKNVRGISELTGAELYIEDDGRVTISGSNQESAEKAAKMVDGFFTEVEVGKIYEGKVKRIADFGAFVEILPGKEGLCHISKIDFKRVNSVKDIVKEGDIIRVKVLNVDKTGKIDLSRKDALEEEQQA; from the coding sequence ATGACACATACAATCTCCGGCCAGTTCGGCCGCGATACTATCGTTTTAGAAACCGGCAACTGGGCGAAACAAGCGCACGGTGCCGTCGTTTATAAATCCGGAAATTTAGTTCTGCTTGCTACGGTTTGTGCGGCTGACGACGCGAAAGAGGGTCAGGACTTTTTCCCTCTTACTTGCGAATATACCGAGAAACTTTATTCCGTCGGTCGTTTTCCCGGCGGTTACTTCAAGAGAGAAGCCAAACCTCCCGAGCACGAAATTCTCATTTCCAGAATCATAGACAGACCGATCCGTCCTTTGTTTCCGGAAGGATATTTCTGTGAAGTTCAACTTCAAGTGCAGGTTCTTTCTGCGGACGGAGACGTTTCCGTTGCGGGTCATGCGTTGAATGCGGCGAGCGCCGCATTAGCGGTTTCTGATATTCCGTTCAACGGTCCGATCGCGGGCGCAAGGATCGGAAGAATCAACGGAGAATTGATCCTCAACCCGACCACGAAAGAAATCGTAAATTCCGATTTGGACCTCGTGGTTGCCGGAACAAAAACTCATATCGTAATGATCGAGGGAGAAGCGAAAGAACTTTCCAACGAGGAAATGCTCGCGGCTCTTCGTTTCGCTCAAAAATACATCGCGGAGTTCGTAACTCTTCAGGAAGAATACGCAAAAAAAATCGGCGTAGTCAAAAGAGAAGTAAAACTGAGAACACGCGACGCGGAACTTCTTGCAAAGGTGAAAGAATACGCTTTCGCAAAATTGACCGCGGCCAATCAAACTCCGGATAAAACTTCCCGTAATAAGGAAATCTCCAACGTAAACAAAGAAGTCGTAGAATACTTCAAACAAACCGTTGAAGAATCGGATAAGATCAAGGACATCAAAGCATATCTTCACGAATTGGAATACGAAATCGTTCGCGAACAGGTTTTGACTCAAGGAACTCGTTTCGACGGAAGAAAGTTAGACGAAATCCGTCCGATCTCCGTGGAAGTAAATCCTCTTCCGGGTCCTCACGGTTCTTCCGTTTTTACAAGAGGTCAAACCCAGTCTTTGGGAGTCGTAACTCTTGGAACGGGTTCGGACAATCAAAGATACGAAACCCTCGAAGGACAAAAAGAAAAGTCCTTTATGCTTCATTATAACTTTCCCGCGTTTTCCGTGGGCGAGGTTCGCAGATCTTCCGGTCCGGGAAGAAGAGAAATCGGCCACGGTAATCTCGCAGAACGCGCGTTAAAGCTCGTTCTGCCGAGTGCGGACGAATTTCCTTACGTGATCCGAGTCGTTTCTGAAATCTTAGAATCGAACGGTTCCAGCTCCATGGCTTCCGTTTGTTCCGGTTCTCTTGCGCTGATGGCGGCGGGCGTTCCGATTAAGGGAAGCGTTTCCGGAATCGCGATGGGTCTTTTCTCCGATTCTTCCGGTAAGTTCGCGGTTCTTTCCGATATCGCGGGTCTGGAAGACCACTTCGGAGATATGGATTGCAAGATCGCCGGAACCAGAAAAGGAATCACCGCGTTCCAAATGGACTTGAAAGTGACCGGAGTGAGTTTCGACGTTCTCGAAAGCGTTTTCGCTCAGGCTCAAAAGGGAAGATTCCATATTCTCGATATTATGGAGAAACATATCTCCAAGGCGTCCGAGACGTTAGCCGGAACCGCTCCGAGAATCATCGTAAGAAATATTCCTAAGGATAGAATCGGCGAGTTGATCGGACCGGGCGGTAAAAACGTTCGCGGTATCAGTGAACTTACCGGCGCGGAACTTTATATCGAAGACGACGGTAGAGTGACGATTTCCGGTTCGAACCAAGAGTCCGCGGAAAAAGCGGCTAAGATGGTCGACGGATTCTTTACCGAAGTGGAAGTCGGAAAAATCTACGAAGGAAAAGTAAAACGAATCGCCGACTTCGGCGCGTTTGTCGAAATTCTTCCCGGAAAAGAAGGTCTTTGTCACATCTCCAAGATCGACTTCAAACGAGTGAACTCGGTGAAAGACATCGTAAAAGAAGGCGATATCATCCGCGTTAAAGTTTTAAACGTGGACAAGACCGGAAAAATCGATCTTTCCAGAAAAGACGCACTCGAAGAAGAACAACAGGCATAA
- a CDS encoding LLM class flavin-dependent oxidoreductase, whose protein sequence is MKLSVLDQSPIRKGGSARQAILETIELAKLTDRLGYTRYWVSEHHNIQGLAGSTPEVLISHLAGETQAIRVGAGGVMLPNHSSLKVAENFRMLETLFPGRIDLGLGRASGSDRLTASILNPGAQFVRNDFGQQLLDLQCFLTDTAEEDSIQTKVKAIPKADTVPELWILTSSGESGLLAAHFGLALSFAHFINPFGGPNAVKAYKEKFRASDTLGFPQASVGIFVLCAESESKAAELQVVMDRQLLNIGKGISEGILPYEEVARHSYSEFEKAVISQNRGRMVVGTPDKVKEDIVALANEYDVDEVVVTTICHDFEDRLRSYQLLAEVFELKPVAV, encoded by the coding sequence ATGAAGTTAAGCGTTCTCGATCAATCTCCGATTCGAAAGGGCGGAAGCGCGAGACAAGCGATCTTGGAAACGATCGAACTTGCAAAACTTACGGATCGTCTCGGTTATACTCGGTATTGGGTATCAGAACATCATAATATTCAAGGACTTGCAGGTTCCACTCCCGAGGTTTTGATTTCTCATCTCGCGGGTGAAACGCAAGCGATCCGAGTCGGAGCAGGTGGTGTGATGCTTCCCAATCACAGTTCCCTGAAGGTGGCCGAGAATTTTAGAATGTTGGAAACTTTGTTTCCGGGGAGAATCGATCTCGGTCTGGGCCGCGCTTCCGGAAGCGATCGTCTCACCGCGTCGATCTTAAATCCGGGCGCTCAGTTCGTTCGAAACGACTTCGGTCAACAACTTCTTGACTTGCAGTGTTTTCTGACCGACACGGCCGAAGAAGATTCCATCCAAACAAAGGTCAAAGCGATTCCGAAAGCGGACACGGTTCCCGAACTTTGGATTTTGACCTCGAGCGGGGAAAGCGGTTTGCTGGCGGCTCATTTCGGTCTCGCGCTTTCTTTCGCGCACTTCATCAATCCGTTCGGCGGACCGAATGCGGTGAAGGCCTACAAAGAAAAGTTTCGTGCGTCGGATACTTTGGGTTTCCCTCAGGCCAGCGTCGGGATTTTTGTTCTTTGCGCCGAGTCCGAAAGTAAGGCCGCGGAACTTCAGGTCGTGATGGACCGACAACTTTTGAATATCGGAAAGGGGATCAGCGAGGGAATTCTTCCGTACGAAGAGGTGGCTCGTCATTCTTATTCGGAATTTGAAAAAGCGGTCATTTCTCAAAATCGGGGGAGAATGGTGGTCGGAACTCCGGACAAAGTCAAGGAGGACATTGTCGCTCTCGCGAACGAATACGACGTCGACGAAGTGGTCGTAACTACGATCTGTCACGATTTCGAGGATCGGCTCCGTTCTTACCAACTTTTGGCCGAAGTGTTCGAGCTGAAACCCGTCGCGGTTTAA
- a CDS encoding helix-turn-helix domain-containing protein, whose translation MNQKRVGQILREAREEKKLSVKDVAKETNISVKYILALETEDYSQFPGETFTMGFLKNYGSYLKLDTGQLINLYRGEKIEESQAPLEELTRPTTSYYTKINVDKNKIFTIVSVLVILVSAYLLVDLFMGSSSGDDGVEESGKKLDIPENIDFLSRSIPDNRSESFILTPDKGVSFSVSNQQCKLFIDSVEKGGALNTAVLAFNVYPELTVYKFRLSEGQEKVLSYTIPEISSLRRNVRIIAQAVTENSAKVLVTLSEEEQKQENNSAVDNTKTLGDVPIQVTLFFNKASYAEFIIDGQMGFRGLVQAGETRSLEAKDRLELKVGDGSAVEMIQNGKPKITLGRPGKLVKKIFVKTQNPYDSTQSIIKELGE comes from the coding sequence TTGAATCAGAAAAGAGTAGGGCAGATTCTCCGCGAGGCGAGAGAAGAAAAAAAACTCAGCGTTAAGGATGTCGCGAAGGAAACGAACATCTCCGTGAAATACATTCTCGCGTTGGAAACGGAAGACTATTCCCAGTTTCCGGGTGAAACCTTCACCATGGGTTTCTTGAAGAATTACGGAAGTTATCTCAAACTCGACACCGGACAACTCATCAACCTTTACAGGGGAGAAAAGATCGAAGAATCCCAAGCCCCTCTCGAGGAACTGACCCGTCCGACTACTTCGTATTATACGAAGATCAACGTGGATAAGAATAAAATCTTCACCATCGTTTCCGTTCTTGTCATTCTCGTTTCGGCTTATCTTCTCGTGGATCTTTTTATGGGTTCTTCTTCCGGAGACGACGGCGTTGAAGAATCCGGTAAAAAACTGGATATCCCCGAAAACATAGACTTCTTATCCAGATCGATCCCGGACAACAGAAGCGAATCCTTCATTCTCACTCCGGACAAAGGAGTTAGTTTTTCAGTAAGCAATCAACAGTGTAAGTTGTTCATCGACTCCGTTGAAAAAGGCGGCGCGTTGAACACCGCGGTTCTCGCGTTCAACGTTTATCCGGAACTGACCGTGTATAAGTTCCGTTTGAGCGAAGGTCAGGAGAAGGTACTGAGTTATACGATTCCAGAAATCTCGAGCCTCAGACGCAACGTGAGAATCATCGCACAAGCAGTTACCGAAAATTCCGCGAAGGTTCTCGTAACGTTGAGCGAAGAGGAACAAAAACAGGAAAACAACAGCGCCGTCGACAACACGAAGACGTTAGGCGACGTTCCGATCCAAGTCACGTTGTTCTTCAACAAGGCGAGTTACGCCGAATTCATCATCGACGGTCAGATGGGATTCAGAGGTCTCGTTCAAGCCGGTGAAACCAGAAGCCTCGAAGCGAAGGATCGTCTCGAGCTGAAAGTGGGCGACGGTTCCGCGGTGGAGATGATCCAGAACGGAAAACCGAAGATCACTTTGGGACGTCCCGGCAAATTGGTTAAAAAGATTTTCGTAAAAACGCAGAACCCTTATGATAGCACTCAGTCCATCATCAAGGAGTTGGGAGAGTAG
- a CDS encoding DNA translocase FtsK: MESKDLKPAWNLQNGKMILPYVLLFSGIILTLSLGSFDAGEQGIQHNFFGRLGFYLSYGMFFMFGAASFLPGLFAIGLGSLRLVKEGFELTNRLFSLPVFLFCFTVTLQITGHVSTIPFASQGGFIGQLLSSGLEFIFGSTGKTLIHLVFYFYGLILLLNESPLHFLGRILGTAGAKYKEGFQSGFGKNGETLSSLFQSAVDRFQKKDSIPPWFSSHSSGTHSPEELYQQMRVSKHAQKSNQPSALHNALHSTFGKEGRLSDLLSKVDTSSLVSPESSRIRFQNHGAFTGNFEEQGKVFRFQSVSSSLSEKIRDEKTFQESSSNWEIVDFRTSESSNILYRREAASAAETAVETRSSSTTFVVPSAEEEYEQDEPEEFEESEETNEFSSEEESADWNDSSLEEEETNENFSVNAEVIDVVPTVVKTQDSLQAPAASFVPERKEMKSEQTLPFPPVTLIPEVKSKRSIYHVPLKSLKTTTTKIQDPLFKIEADKVARKIEEIIRQYGYESQVVSMERGPIITRYELTPPPGVKLGRITSLADELRLYLAVKNIRIVAPIPGKSTIGIEVPNSLREDVFLGDILHQNLSLRPKKDLSILIGKDISGKLVSIDLNKLPHLLVAGTTGSGKSVCLNSMISSLVVHLSPEEVRFIMIDPKMVELTLYEDIPHLLMPVITDPKKATRALAWAIQEMEARYHSVSKLKCRDFKTYNEKVEQGAHREGYKKMPYIVIFIDELADLMMVSGKDLEDGITRITQKSRAVGIHLIMATQRPSVDVITGLIKANCPARMAFHVAQKTDSKIILDQNGAESLLGKGDFLYKSPTAADLVRIQSPYVSEEEIEKIVEEARKYGKPSYVEFDLDEEPDSSQVDEEDEELFEQAWEIVRTDRKASASYLQRRMRIGYNKAARLMELMEERGYVSAQIGSKGREILRAG, encoded by the coding sequence ATGGAATCCAAAGACCTCAAACCAGCCTGGAATTTGCAAAACGGGAAGATGATTCTTCCGTATGTCTTACTCTTTTCCGGGATCATTTTGACCCTGTCCTTGGGTTCCTTCGATGCGGGGGAACAGGGAATCCAGCACAACTTTTTCGGAAGGCTCGGATTCTATCTTTCGTACGGAATGTTTTTTATGTTCGGAGCGGCTTCGTTTTTGCCCGGACTTTTTGCGATCGGGCTCGGATCTCTCCGACTTGTTAAGGAAGGATTCGAACTCACCAACCGTCTTTTTTCCCTTCCCGTGTTCTTATTCTGTTTTACGGTAACGCTTCAAATCACCGGACACGTTTCCACGATCCCGTTCGCGTCCCAAGGCGGTTTTATCGGACAACTTCTTTCGAGCGGACTCGAGTTCATCTTCGGTTCCACCGGAAAAACTCTGATTCATCTTGTGTTCTACTTCTACGGATTAATACTTTTGTTAAATGAATCGCCCCTTCATTTTTTGGGGAGAATTCTCGGAACCGCCGGAGCCAAATATAAGGAAGGTTTTCAATCGGGATTCGGTAAGAATGGAGAAACCTTAAGTTCTCTTTTTCAATCGGCCGTGGATCGATTTCAAAAAAAGGATTCTATTCCTCCTTGGTTTTCGTCGCATTCGAGCGGAACTCATTCTCCGGAAGAACTCTATCAACAAATGCGCGTTTCCAAACACGCTCAAAAATCCAATCAACCTTCGGCTTTGCATAACGCGCTTCATTCCACTTTCGGAAAAGAAGGAAGACTTTCCGATCTTCTTTCCAAAGTCGATACGAGTTCTTTGGTAAGTCCCGAAAGTTCTCGGATTCGTTTTCAAAACCACGGAGCGTTTACCGGAAACTTCGAAGAACAAGGAAAGGTTTTCCGTTTTCAATCGGTTTCCTCCTCTCTTTCCGAAAAGATCCGGGACGAAAAAACGTTTCAGGAAAGTTCCTCGAATTGGGAAATCGTAGACTTTAGAACATCAGAATCTTCGAATATTCTGTATCGTCGCGAAGCCGCATCCGCCGCGGAAACCGCGGTCGAAACGCGTTCGTCCTCGACCACGTTCGTCGTTCCTTCCGCCGAGGAAGAATACGAACAAGACGAGCCGGAAGAGTTTGAAGAATCGGAAGAAACAAACGAATTCTCATCCGAAGAAGAGTCTGCGGATTGGAACGATTCTTCCTTGGAAGAAGAGGAAACGAACGAAAATTTTTCCGTGAACGCGGAGGTAATCGACGTCGTTCCTACCGTTGTTAAAACTCAGGATTCTTTACAAGCTCCAGCCGCGTCCTTTGTTCCCGAAAGAAAAGAAATGAAATCGGAACAAACTCTTCCGTTTCCTCCCGTGACTTTAATTCCGGAAGTGAAATCCAAACGTTCCATCTATCACGTTCCTTTGAAGAGTTTAAAAACGACCACCACAAAGATTCAAGATCCGTTGTTTAAGATCGAGGCCGATAAGGTCGCTCGTAAGATCGAAGAAATCATCCGTCAATACGGTTACGAATCCCAAGTCGTTTCGATGGAACGCGGACCGATCATCACTCGTTACGAATTGACTCCGCCTCCCGGCGTGAAACTCGGAAGAATCACTTCTCTCGCGGACGAACTTCGTTTGTATCTCGCGGTAAAAAACATTCGTATCGTCGCGCCGATTCCGGGCAAGTCCACGATCGGGATCGAGGTTCCGAACAGTTTGCGCGAGGACGTTTTCTTGGGAGATATTCTCCATCAGAATTTAAGTCTGCGTCCTAAGAAGGATCTTTCGATTCTCATCGGAAAAGATATTTCCGGTAAGTTGGTCAGCATCGACCTCAACAAACTTCCACACTTGCTCGTTGCGGGAACCACCGGTTCCGGTAAGTCGGTTTGTTTGAATTCCATGATTTCATCTCTGGTCGTTCATCTTTCTCCGGAAGAAGTTCGGTTTATCATGATCGATCCGAAGATGGTGGAACTCACTTTGTACGAAGATATTCCTCATCTTTTGATGCCGGTCATCACCGATCCAAAGAAGGCGACCCGCGCTCTTGCTTGGGCGATTCAAGAGATGGAAGCGCGTTATCATTCCGTTTCCAAACTCAAGTGCCGCGACTTCAAAACGTATAACGAAAAGGTAGAACAAGGCGCGCATCGGGAAGGATATAAGAAAATGCCATATATCGTGATCTTCATCGACGAGCTCGCGGATTTGATGATGGTTTCTGGAAAGGATTTGGAAGACGGAATCACTCGGATCACTCAGAAATCGAGAGCGGTCGGAATCCATCTTATCATGGCGACTCAACGTCCTTCCGTCGACGTAATCACCGGTTTGATTAAAGCGAACTGTCCCGCGAGAATGGCCTTTCACGTCGCGCAGAAAACCGATTCCAAAATCATCCTGGATCAGAACGGAGCGGAATCTCTTTTGGGCAAAGGGGATTTTCTCTACAAATCTCCGACCGCGGCCGACCTGGTGAGAATCCAATCCCCTTACGTTTCCGAAGAGGAAATCGAAAAGATCGTGGAAGAGGCCCGCAAATACGGCAAACCATCCTACGTGGAATTTGATTTGGATGAGGAGCCGGATTCTTCCCAAGTGGACGAAGAAGACGAGGAACTTTTCGAACAGGCTTGGGAAATCGTTCGAACCGACCGAAAGGCTTCCGCGAGTTATCTTCAAAGAAGAATGAGAATCGGCTACAACAAGGCCGCGCGTCTTATGGAACTTATGGAAGAGCGGGGTTACGTCAGCGCCCAGATCGGTTCCAAAGGAAGAGAAATTTTAAGAGCGGGTTGA